One window of the Bubalus bubalis isolate 160015118507 breed Murrah chromosome 8, NDDB_SH_1, whole genome shotgun sequence genome contains the following:
- the LOC102395492 gene encoding prolactin-inducible protein → MYSFHLLLRASPAALLLILCLQLGTTKAQEDTTSRQLMTMDLQMLQIDASEEATVVLEVSTGLRECMVIKAYLLSNTPIEGNFNYKFTSCLCNNYPRRFFWDLQTNSTVKITAVVDVIRELGICPDDWAVIPIKANRFSITKSLP, encoded by the exons aTGTACTCTTTCCATCTTCTGCTCAGGGCCAGCCCTGCTGCCCTGCTTCTGATTCTTTGCCTGCAGCTGGGGACCACCAAAGCTCAGGAAGACAC AACCAGTCGACAGTTGATGACAATGGACCTGCAGATGCTACAAATAGACGCGAGTGAAGAGGCCACCGTGGTGCTTGAAGTTTCAACAGGTCTGAGGGAATGCATGGTG ATTAAAGCTTATCTTCTAAGCAACACTCCGATTGAAggcaattttaattataaattcacCTCCTGCCTCTGTAACAATTACCCAAGGAGATTCTTCTGGGATTTGCAAACCAACA GTACTGTAAAAATAACAGCAGTGGTTGATGTTATTCGTGAACTAGGTATCTGCCCGGATGACTGGGCAGTGATACCTATTAAAGCAAATCGCTTTTCTATCACTAAGAGCCTACCATAG